The following DNA comes from Hahella chejuensis KCTC 2396.
GCGCTTGTCGCCCCCCGGCGCCTGTATTTGGATCGCCTTGTTGCTGTTCAGGGTTCGAGGCTGTATTTCTAAGTGCAGAAAGGAGTTCTTGCACTTGGCTGAAAACGTCGCCTGCGCCGTCATAACCGTTTGCGTCGCTTTGTGCTTCCAAAGGGCGTGCGGAAACGTCTGAAGTTGAGCGGGGAGTAACGCGGGACTTTTTCGCCGTGTATTTCAGGTTGGGCATAACCCCTGCCTGAATCATAATTTTGTTGGCTTCTTCAAGGCATTCGACCAAGTTGCCCATTACATAGCGGTCAAACTGCTTATAAACGATCAGCTTTTCCTTTATCTCAATATCAAGACCAATGCAGGCATCGGAAAATGCTTTGCAGATATGTTCTGGATCTAATGGGTTGACTGCGTTCTCTTCATTGGTTTCGCCATAAACACTGGATACGCGAGTCTGGAATTGCAACAGCGAGCCGGAGAAGTTAGCTCTTGCCTTGCTGATCATGCTGTTAATGGCGACAGACTCTTCCAGGGCGTCGTTTTGCACCAGGCTGAGCACATCTACATCAACATTGTCGGACAGTGACTCACTGGTCTTGTGTTGAGAAGGCGGCTGATTGAACAGGCGTGCGAGTTCCTGCTGGAAGTGGTTTTCTATCCCCTTCCGCTTTATCCGGATCTCACGCATAGCTTCGAAATAGCGGTTCTGCTCATTATTTGTATGAGCATGATTGGCTAGTTCAAAGAATGAATCATCAACACCATCGAACATGCTGTTGAGGAAGTTAAGGAGCATTGAGATGGAGTGATCGCGAATACGCGTAAGCAACTGCTCATCCGCGGGCTTCGGGTGAGCCTTCACGCGCTCGCGAATGTAACTTACACCGCTCCCCTTATTCATAAACTTCTCCTGTTGCACCCAAACGGGGCGTCAAAAACAAGCTGACAACAGATATTGTTATTTTTTTTGGGTATGAGTTTGGCGGTGAGTCGTTATAATAATTGCCGTCTATTTTACGGCTTTATATACAAAAATCTACCATAAGTTACTAAAACGGTCTTGCCATCCGAGGCGAGACTGCGTTGTCTCGTTTAAATCAAGGCGGTCATGTCCTAAAGCTGACCGCCTTGGCGCTAGTGTGAGTGAGTTCAGTTCGTGTAAACCGGACCAATACCTACGCTCCAGATTACAACACTGGTGGCGATCAATGCGACAAGCATAACCAAGCCGACGGTCAGGACGCTTGTGGCGAACATGAAGCCTCTTTCTTTCGGGATTTTCATTAAAATAGGTAAACCTTCGTAAAGAAGATATACAGAGTAAGATACTCCTACCAACCCGGCGAACATATTTACCCATATATTGGGATAAACGGCTATGGCTCCCATGATAAATAGTGGAGTCGCTGCATAGGCGGCCAACTCAATACCTCTGGGCGCATTTTTGTCTACGCCGTAAGTAATTGCCATGAAATCGATGAATTTGCCCAGAATATAGATTCCAGACAGCATCGACACGTAGAAAAGCGCGCACAGGTTAAAGGCGCTGATTTGCGTTAGTTTGACGGTTTCTTCGCTGCCAATGGTCCAGCCCACTTGCGTGGAGCCAATGTAGGCGGCGATGGATGGTATTAAGGCCAGTAACAGCGTGTGTTGTGCGTATAGTCGGCCAGTTGTGGCGCGCTCTTCGCGTATTGACAGCCATTCCTGATCGGGATGCGTAAAAAGACCTAACGTGTGGCCCAGGATCATATAGGAAGCCTCCTTCTTATTTTTATGGTCACTATTACTTCATAGTGTTCCGGCTATTTTTAGTCAAGAAGTAGCTTATATTTTGATCTTTTAAGCGGTTTTTTTTTATTCACTAACTGCATATGGAGGGGCGCCGGACGTTGATTTAAGTGAGATTCCGGCGCGTAATATTTTACTGCTGGGTGGTCTTTTTCTTTTTGCTGCCCTTTGGGGGGGCAAATGGGTCGTGGACAATGGCGGCTTTGACGACATTGTCTTTGACCTGTTTGATTTCCACGTTGTATCCATGCAGTTTCAGGCAGGTGGGGTTTTCTGGGATGGTTTCAAGCAGCTCCATAATTAATCCGTTGAGCGTTTTGGGGCCATCGGTGGGGAGTCTCCATCCCAGTATTTTGTTGATTGTGCGGATGGTTGCAAAGCCGTCAATCATGTAACGGTTGTCGTCCATTGGCGTAATGTCTGGACTGGTAGCGGCGATATCGGTGGTAAACTCGCCAACAATTTCTTCCAATATATCTTCCAGGGTGGCGATGCCTTGCACGTCGCCGTATTCATCTACAACAACTGCAATTCGTCGTTTTTCTTTCTGGAAGTTGAACAGCTGAGTGTTAAGCGGGGTGCCTTCTGGAATGAAGTAGGGCTCCCGGCAGCTCTGCATGATCATCGCCTTGTTTATCTCATCTTGAGTGAGAAACTTAGCGGCATTGCGAAGATGGAGAATGCCTATAATGTTGTTTATGTCACCCCGGTAGACGGGTAGTCGGGTGTGTTGGGTGGATCTTAATTGTTCGACAATCTCGTCAATGTCGTCCTCTATATCGATCCCCGTAATCTCATTTCGGGGGATCATGATGTCCTCTATGGTGACTTTCTCCAAATCCAGAATGCTAAGGAGCATTTGTCTATGTCGTTTTGGGATGCGGACGCCTGCCTCGTGAACCAGGGTGCGTAGTTCTTCGCGAGACAAGTGATCAGAACCGGCCTGATTCTCAGTGACCCCAAATAGACGCAATAGTGAGTTGGAGGCAAGGTTGACGCACCATACAAACGGGTAGAGAAGCTTCAATAAGGGGACTAGCGCTACTGAGGCGGGGAATGCTACTCGTTCTGGGTAGAGTGCGGCGAGAGTTTTGGGTGTAACCTCAGAAAAAACCAGGACCGTTATCGTCAGAGCCGTAGTGGCGATTGCAAGGCCGAGGTCTCCCCATAGGCGGGTGGCGATAAGGGTGGCGATTGCGGATGCAGATATGTTGACAAAATTATTGCCAATCAGAATGACCCCGATCAGCTGGTCTGGCCGCTGTAGTAAGGCATTGGCGCGTTTGGCGCCTTTGTGTCCGTTTTTGGCCATGTGCCTTAAACGGTAGCGGTTTAGAGTCATCATCCCTGTTTCCGATCCAGAAAAGAATCCAGAGAGAACTATTAGGATGATCAATACAACGAGTAAAAAAGTGGTGGATAAGTCGTTCAAGGGGAGCGTTAAACCATTTGTTGTGATTACGAAGTCATCATAGGAACGCGTAGGAGCGTGTCAAGATCAGATTTTGGGGTGAATGATAAACTCTAAGGCGATCTTGCTGCCCAGAAACCCTAAGGCTAGCAGTAAGCATCCGCCGATGGTTAATCTGGCTGCGAGCAGCCCTCTCCAACCCCACAAATTACGGCCAATTGCCAAGAGTGCAAAGATTAGCCAGGACAGGATTGAAAGCGCTGTCTTGTGGACTAAATGCTGTGCGAACAAATCTTCTACAAAGAAACTCCCAGTCCCTATCGCCAGAGTGAGAAGAATCAAGCCCGTCCAAATCATCTCAAATAAAATATCTTCGGTGGTTTGAAGAGGGGGGAGCGCTTTGACAAGCCGGCCGGTCATGTGGGATTTCAGTTGCCTGTTTTGGGCGTAGAGCAGTAAGGCTTGCAACCCGGCCAGGCTGAATACGGAATATGCAATGACCGACAAGGTGATATGAGCCATGAGTCCTACATGCCAAGGCTCCACCACCTGAGTGGGGCCTTTAAAGCTGACGGCGGCGATGACTGTTACAATCGCTATTGGATAAATTAGTAGCTTTAGGTTGTGTACGGGCTTGATATAGGCGAAGGATACAACCAGGGCGCTAAGAAACAGGCTGATTATCGAAATTATTTTGAAAAAGCCGAAGTCTGCTCCTAGAGATGTTGAGCTAAGCAGCCAAACGCTAACTGCATGCGCTGCGACAGCCAGAAAGCCAATAGCTCCTGCCAGGTGGGGGCGCTGAGGCGTTTTGCCTTCATAAACGGCGTATTGAAAGGCTGTGGCGATAGTGTAAAAAACAGTGGCGACTATGCTAAGGGTGACAACGCTCATTAAATGTCAGTCATGCCGGCTGGGGTACGTTAGCTGTTTTGGCCCTGCTGGTTGTTCTTTGTTTAAGGAAATGAAGCGTTTTGGCTTATCTGCGCTTGCACTGCAAGCACTGAAAGACGCCTAATAAACAAAGAGTTGGAAAATAGGTTTCGGCCGGGTCCATTTGTTAGATGAAGTATGCCGTAGGGTTGGATATAATCCAAGCCCTTTTACGACATACCTGATTATTAAGGGGAATGCTATATGTTTGATAGTCTGACGGAAAGGTTGTCCGACAGCCTAAAAAAGATTACCGGCCAGGCGAAACTAACTGAAGACAACATCAAGGACACTCTCAGGGAAGTTCGCATGGCTTTGCTGGAGGCGGATGTTGCTCTCCCTGTCGTAAAAGAGTTCGTAGATAGCGTAAAAGCCAAGGCTGTAGGTCAGGAAGTGATGCGCAGCCTCACGCCGGGGCAAGAGTTTATTCGCGTTGTGCAGAATGAGCTTATCGCCGTCATGGGGCGGGCGAATGAAGACTTGAATCTCAATTGTCAGCCGCCGGCTGTAATTTTGATGGCGGGCTTGCAGGGTGCTGGTAAAACGACTTCTGTGGGCAAATTGGCGCGCTTTTTAAAAGAGCGTCGCAAAAAGTCCGTCATGGTGGTGAGTGCGGACGTTTATCGTCCTGCCGCTATTAAGCAATTGGAAACCTTGGCTGGGGATGTCGGAGTTAATTTCTTCCCCAGTACTGCCGATCAGGATCCCGTGGATATCGCAAGCGCGGCGATTGCTGAGGCGCGCTTGCGCTTTAATGATGTGGTGATAGTGGATACTGCGGGGCGACTGCACATTGATGCGGATATGATGACCGAAATCAAGCGTCTGCATGCTGCTGTCAGCCCGATTGAGACTTTATTTGTCGTTGACGCTATGACTGGGCAGGATGCGGCGAATACCGCCAAAGCGTTTAATGATGCGCTGCCTTTGACTGGTGTGATTTTGACGAAGGCTGATGGCGACGCTCGTGGCGGTGCGGCTTTGTCTGTGCGTTCCATTACCGGCAAACCCATCAAGTTCATGGGTATGGGGGAGAAAGTTGAAGCCCTGGAGCCATTCCATCCTGATAGGGTGGCGTCAAGAATTCTCGGTATGGGGGATGTTCTCTCTCTTATAGAAGAGGCTGAGCGCAAGCTTGATAAGAAAAAGGCGGAGAAGCTCGCCAAGAAAGTTATTAAAGGGAAATCCTTCGACCTTGAAGATTTTCGTGACCAGCTGCAGCAGATGAAAAACATGGGCGGAATGGCTGGTATGTTGGATAAGTTGCCGGGGATGGGGCAGATCTCCCAGGTCGCGCAACAGCATATGAATGATAAAATGTTTGTGCATATGGAGGCGTTGATCAACTCAATGACTCCTCATGAAAGGCGGTTTCCCGATGTAATTAGCAATCCTCGCAAGCGCCGTATTGCCATGGGGTCTGGGTTGCAGATTCAGGATGTGAATCGTCTTCTTAAGCAGCATAAGCAAATGCAAAAGATGATGAAGAAGTTCAGTAAGAAAGGCGGCGTCATGAATATGATGCGGGGTATGGGAGGGATGATGCCTCCTGGGGGTGGAATGCCTCCCATGGGGCGTATGAGGTAGATCTGACGCTTAATTGTCAGAGGGTAAACAAAAAGGTTTTCAATGCTTGAATTATTGCGTAGAATATGCGCCCTTTCAGGTGTTGAGCCAACAACATTGGTTTTTTTACAACAGGATTCAAGCTGAGATGGTTACAATTCGACTAGCGCGTGGCGGTTCAAAAAAACGTCCTTTTTATCACCTTAATGTGACTGATAGCAGAAACGCCCGTGACGGCCGTTTCATTGAGCGTGTAGGTTTCTTCAATCCCACTGCGCGCGGTAACGACGAACGTATCCGTGTAGATGCAGAGCGTCTGCAGTTCTGGGTTGAGCGTGGAGCTCAGATGTCTGATCGCGTTCGCGATTTGGTGAAGGCCAGCGCTTAAGCTGGTTGGTGAAACACGCCGATGAGTGAGAAAGTTTGCATAGGCAAGATCGTCGGTGTGTATGGCGTGAAAGGCTGGTTGAAGGTTCGCTCTTTCACCTCGCCGCCGGAGAATATGCTTCGGTACGCTAATTGGGAATTGGTTCGCGAAGATGGAAATCGCTCAAGTGCAAAGCTTCGTTCCGGTAAGCCTCAGGGCAAAGGAATCGTCATTGCGCTTGCTGGCGTAGATGATCGAAATCTGGCAAAGAGCTATGTTGGCTGTCAGATTGAGATTGAATCGTCAGAACTTCCTGCTTTGGAAGAGGGTGAGTATTACTGGCGTCAATTGGAAGGGCTCACAGTCTTTACCTCTGAAGGGGTGAATATCGGACGGGTGAGCCATTTGATTGAAACCGGCGCTAATGATGTGCTCGTCGTTATAGGATCTGCGGAAAGCATTGATAAGCGAGAGCGGCTAATTCCTTATCTGCCAGGTCAGTTCATAGAGAACATTGATCTGGATAAGAATTTAATGGTTGTTGATTGGGATCCGGATTTCTGAAGTGTGGTTTGGCGTCATAACCTTATTTCCGGAAATGCTGAAGTCGGTTACGGACTTTGGCGTGGTTGGCAAGGCTATCAAGCAAAGCTCGATAGAAGTTTGCACTTGGAATCCCAGAGATTACGCAACCGATAACTATCGCACGGTAGATGATAGGCCGTATGGCGGTGGTCCTGGAATGTTGATGAAGGTGGGGCCTCTGGAAGCTGCGTTAAATGCGGCGAAATCTGTGGCTCCTGCAGGAAGTAAAGTTGTCTATCTGTCTCCTCAAGGGAGGCGTCTAGATCAAGCTTTGGCTCGCTCTGCTTTAAGTGTTCCAGGATTAATTCTTCTGTGTGGTCGTTACGAAGGGATTGATGAAAGATTAATTGAGGATGAAGTTGACGAAGAGTGGTCTTTGGGTGACTTCGTTCTCAGTGGTGGCGAAATCGCCGCTATGGCTATTATCGATAGTGTTTCTCGGCTTGCTCCAGGAGTGCTCGGTCACAATGAGTCTGCTGAGCAGGACTCTTTCGAGAATAGCTTGTTGGATTGTCCTCATTACACTAGGCCGGAAATATACCGTGACAAGCGGGTTCCGGAGGTCTTGTTAAGTGGCAATCATGAAAAAATTAGGCGTTGGAGGTTGGAGCAGTCTTTGCTTAGAACACTTCAGCGCAGACCCGATTTGCTCGAGCAGCGTGAGCTATCCGAAGAAGAGGCTCAAATCATACAAGAGTTGCGGCGCGGGCAGTTGATATCAGAAACGTAGGATTACTTCGGATTAGTTAGGAGCGAGCCATGAGCAGCAAAAACACAATCATTAGCCAGCTTGAAGCTGAGCAAATGAGTAAAGAAATCCCAGAGTTTGCTCCGGGTGATACGGTAACGGTAAGTGTGAAGGTGGTAGAAGGCTCTCGTGAGCGTCTGCAGGCTTTCGAAGGTGTTGTGATCGCAAAAAGAAACCGTGGTCTGAACTCTTCTTTTACTGTTCGTAAAGTTTCATATGGCGTTGGTGTGGAGAGAACCTTCCAGACTCACAGTCGTCTGGTTGACAGCATAAATGTTAAGCGTCGTGGTGACGTTCGCAAGGCCAAGCTGTATCACCTTCGTGACCTTAGCGGTAAGGCTGCTCGTATCAAAGAAAAGTTGGATTAATTCCGGCTTTGATCCTTTCGGAAAAGGGCGGTCAGTTGACCGCCCTTTTTTGTTTGTGCTCAAGTTGGTGGCTTGATAGTTGAAGATGGCGAGAGTTATGAGTTTTTCGCGGGAATGTCAGGACGTCATAGATAGGTTTATAGAAATGCTATGGCTGGAGCAGGGGTTGTCCGAAAATACTAGGATGTCTTATCGCTGCGACCTTCTTCGTCTGGCGGAATGGTTGATGGGGAGGGGGCGAACGCTTGTTGACGCTTCTCGTGAGGATTTGTTTTCCTTTTTGGCTGTCCGTATGCAAAAAGGCGCTAAGGGCGCTTCTTCTGCTCGTATGTTGTCGACGTTGCGAAAATTCTACCGGTATTTACTAAGAGAGGGGGTTGTACAGGAAGATCCAACGTTAAGGATTGAGCATCCTAAAGTAGGGCGATTGTTGCCGGGCGCTATTTCTGAGATGGAAGTGGAACAGTTGCTGGCGGAACCGGATGCGTCGCAGCCTATTGAAGCCCGCGATAAAGTGATGTTGGAAGTGTTGTACGCCAGTGGGTTGCGGGTGTCTGAGTTGGTTAGCCTTAGGCTTTATCAGGTCAATTTGAGGCAGGGAGTGCTGCGTGTTGTCGGAAAAGGGGGTAAAGAGAGATTGACTCCTCTGGGTGAGCAAGCGGTGGAGCAATTAGAGGCTTATATCAAAGGCGTTCGTCCTCAATTGTTGGCGGGACGAGAAGATGGCGTCCTTTTTCCCAGTATGCGTGGTAGTGAAATGACGAGGCAGACCTTTTGGCATCGTATCAAGCTGTACGCGTCGCGCAGCGGGATTTCTAAGAATATAACGCCGCATACGCTTCGTCATGCTTTCGCTACGCACTTGCTGAACCATGGCGCGGACTTGCGCGTGGTGCAATTGCTTCTTGGGCATAGTGATTTGTCTACTACCCAAATATATACCCATGTAGCCAAAGCGCGGCTGCAGCAACTGCATTCAAGGCATCATCCTCGCTCCTGATATTCTGCACATCGGTTCATTGGAGCCATGGCGGAAAAGAGTTAGGTTAAATCTATTTCACGTTACACAATTGACCTAGTTTTGGTAGGAACATTTGTGTAATTTTGGGTCCTAACTATATATTCAAGAACGGATGAAGGTATATTCATGCACGTAATGCGCCCTTTTGTACTGGTATTAATGGCACTGTCGGTCGCTTTTGGAGCGCGCGCCGATGAGCAGCAAGAGCAAGCCGTTAAGGTGATTAAGCAGCGGTTGGCTGAGGCTGTGCCAGGGCTGAAAATTCTTAAGGTTAGCCCAAGCCCAATACCTGGGGTGTATGAGGTGGAATCCAATAACCCACAACTGCTTTATACCAGTGCTGATGGGCAGTATTTTGTGGCGGGCGATATTTATCAGGTGAGCGAGGGGCGGATTACTAATCTGGCGGAACGTCGCCGCGAAGAAACGCGCGCAGAGCTGGTGAACTCGATTGACGAGTCCAAGATGATCGTGTTCAAGCCAGAGGTGGTAAAGACCTCCATAACGATATTTACAGACGTGGATTGTGGGTACTGCCGTAAGCTTCATAAAGAAGTCCCTCGCTTGAATGAGCTGGGCGTTCAGGTTAATTACTTGGCGTATCCGCGTGCAGGCGTAGGCTCTGGAAGCTATCAGAAGATGGTTTCTGTCTGGTGTGCGGATGATCAGCAGGCGGCTATGACCGAGGCGAAGTTGGGCAAAACGCCCTCATCCAAGGACTGCAAAAATCCTGTCGCAGACCAATATAATCTTGGCAATCAGATTGGTATTAGTGGAACGCCGGCCATCGTGCTGCACGACGGTCGTTTGATTCCAGGATACGTTCCAGCTGACTCTCTCGCCAAAGGGCTGGGGTTGGAAGTTAAATAACTTGCATGATTGGTTGGCGGAAGAGAGCGGCGCTCTTCCGCTAGCAACGAAAGTTTTTTTCTTCTCTTCTTATGTCGCATTCCCTTTCAATATTGTTGCACCTTTGGGCTCCGCCGGGCGACAGCCCCTCTTTCTGGCATGCCCTGTATTCCATGCTTAGTTCATAATTGCTCAGCTCAGTAAAAGGTGTGCCGCCATCGCATCCAGTAAGAAGTAATGGAAATATTGAAAGGGCGTTTACTAAGTAAACTTGAGCTGCTTTTCTGGTTTTATCAGTCATTACTGTTTCCATAATGCCTGTCGACGCCAAAAGGGAATACTTAACAGGTTAGCCTTTGTTTTTTGTCTGCGCCATCTTCCAGGATTGAGGCGTGTTGGAGACCTTTTCTCTTCTCGTTAAATAAGCGTCGCGCTACGTTGACACATTTCTGGGTGCGGGGTATTGTGGCCTGTTCCCAATACTGTACTTATCTTAATCTTCGCCCTCTGGCCGTTCAGGAGATCGCAATGGAATTCCCGCGCATCAGTCGCTTGCCGCCCTATGTTTTTAACATCGTTGGGGAGCTCAAGCAGCAGGCGCGAGCGAGGGGGGAGGATATTATCGATTTTGGTATGGGCAATCCTGATCAGCCTACTCCCAAACATATTGTCGATAAACTGACTGAAACTGTGCAGCGGGATGATACGCATCGTTATTCCCAGTCCAAAGGAATTCCCAGACTGAGAAGGGCTATCGCCCGCTGGTATAAAAATCGCTTTGACGTGGATTTGGATCCAGAGAAAGAAGCAATAGTCACCATTGGCTCCAAAGAGGGGTTGGCTCATCTGGCTTTGGCGACAATGGGGCCAGGGGATGCTGTGCTGGTGCCGAACCCTAGCTATCCTATTCACCCTTACGGGTTTGTCATTGCCGGCGCCGATATCCGGCATATTCCACTGGGCGAGGACACAGGCGCCTTTTTCACTGAATTGGAAAAGGCGATACTTGATTCATGGCCTCGCCCCAAGATGCTGGTATTGAATTTTCCCGGCAACCCGACTGCTCAATGTGTTGAGTTGGACTTTTTTGAAAAAGTCATTGCCATCGCACGAGAGCATAAGATCTGGGTTGTGCAGGATATCGCTTACGCGGATATCGTATTTGATGGTTATAAGGCTCCTTCGATACTGCAAGTTCCCGGTGCGAAGGAAGTGGCTGTTGAATTTTTCTCACTCTCTAAAAGCTATAATATGCCCGGCTGGCGCGTTGGCTTCTGTTGCGGCAATGCGGAACTGATTGCTGCTTTGGCTCGCATTAAGTCCTACTTGGATTACGGTACTTTTACCCCGATTCAGGTGGCTGCGATTGCTGCATTGGAGGGCGATCAGTCTTGTGTGGAAGAAATTCGAGCGATGTACCAATCCCGCCGTGACGTATTATGCCGTGGTTTAGATAGTATTGGTTGGGATGTAACTCCGCCTAAAGCAACGATGTTCGTTTGGGCGAAAATTCCTGAACATTATCGTCAAATGGGGTCGCTGGAGTTTTCTAAAAAGCTGTTACTGGAGGCGAAGGTAGCGGTGTCTCCTGGTCTGGGCTTCGGGCATTATGGCGATGAGTATGTGCGGTTCGCGCTGATTGAAAACGAACATCGTACGCGACAGGCGATTCGAGGTATTAAAGCGATGTTTCGTAAAGATGGTTTGATACAGGATTAAGACACTCTTAAATGCGCCATAGTGAGCGCGTAATGTTGTGGAGACGTGGTAGATGAAAATAGCTATTTGTGGATTGGGCACTGTAGGTAGTGGAACTTTTAACGTGCTGGCGCGTAATGGCTTCGATATTGCTGCGCGTGCGGGGATGGCTATTGAAGTAATCCGTGTCGCTTCCCGTCGGATGAACCCCGCCTGTGAGCTGGGTTCAACGCAGTTTACCACTGATATCTTCGCTGTAGCTTCTGACCCTGAAGTTGAGGTCGTTGTTGAGCTGCTTGGCGGCACGACAATCGCGAAAGAGTTGATCCTCAAAGCGATAGAGAACGGCAAACATGTGGTTACCGCCAACAAGGCGTTAATCGCAGAACATGGCGGTGAAATTTTTGAACTGGCGGCGCGCAAGGGCGTTACAGTGGCGTTTGAGGCGGCTGTAGCCGGCGGCGTACCTGTGATTAAGGCGCTACGTGAAGGCCTTGCGGCGAATCGCATTAATTGGCTGGCTGGAATAATTAACGGCACTGGCAATTTCATTTTGACGGAAATGCGCGATAAAGGTCGCGCGTTTGAGGATGTGCTGAAAGAGGCGCAAGCCTTGGGATACGCTGAAGCAGATCCGACGTTTGATGTGGAAGGCATAGATGCTGCGCATAAATTGACTATTTTGGCGTCCGTCGCTTTCGGTATTCCGTTGCAATTCAAGCGTGCCTACACGGAAGGCATAAGTGCTATTGCGCCGGAAGATGTT
Coding sequences within:
- a CDS encoding homoserine dehydrogenase — protein: MKIAICGLGTVGSGTFNVLARNGFDIAARAGMAIEVIRVASRRMNPACELGSTQFTTDIFAVASDPEVEVVVELLGGTTIAKELILKAIENGKHVVTANKALIAEHGGEIFELAARKGVTVAFEAAVAGGVPVIKALREGLAANRINWLAGIINGTGNFILTEMRDKGRAFEDVLKEAQALGYAEADPTFDVEGIDAAHKLTILASVAFGIPLQFKRAYTEGISAIAPEDVQYAEEFGYRIKHLGIARRLEHGVELRVHPTLVPETQLIAKVDGVMNAVMVDGDAVGPTLYYGAGAGAEATASAVVADLVDIARALRQGVAVGVPSLGHNPEHLNDLEVVPVEDVVSAYYLRILVQDHPGVLANVAQILSEHSINIESIVQKESEQHDGLIPMIMLTHRVHEKNMNHALAVIEALPDVVGKVTRIRVESFS